The following proteins come from a genomic window of Alosa sapidissima isolate fAloSap1 chromosome 20, fAloSap1.pri, whole genome shotgun sequence:
- the LOC121694410 gene encoding olfactory receptor class A-like protein 1, protein MESEILTRGLLYLSLTLLGVPGNSIVIWAFVRLAYQERHLLPADAIVLHLASANLIVVGVRCLLESLATFQLSDVFSDTGCKAVIFLYRTSRSLSIWLTFVLSAYQCLSTAAPGSRWAAVRALAARNLGCIFLVLWLINTSMSSAAVLFSLSSRNNSSLMQHGINVEFCFVRFPSKLSRDANGAAQVSRDVLPMALMTTASLIILFFLYHHTHQVKSVHKSTCNRGGSLSSERRAAITVVTLVTLYVIFYGVDNGLWVYTLTVKETMSSSVVSDLRVFFSSLYAAVSPFVIIVSNKKVKKLLKCELEEKLLLNTETALSSV, encoded by the coding sequence ATGGAGTCTGAGATACTCACCCGTGGGTTGCTCTACCTATCTCTAACACTGTTGGGTGTCCCTGGTAACAGCATAGTTATCTGGGCATTTGTACGACTGGCTTACCAGGAGCGCCATCTCTTGCCAGCTGATGCCATCGTGTTGCACCTAGCTTCTGCCAACCTGATAGTGGTGGGGGTGCGTTGCCTTCTGGAAAGCCTTGCCACCTTCCAGCTATCTGACGTCTTTAGCGACACTGGGTGTAAGGCGGTAATATTTCTCTATCGTACATCTCGGTCACTCTCCATTTGGCTGACGTTTGTGCTCAGTGCTTATCAGTGCCTGAGCACTGCTGCTCCAGGGTCACGCTGGGCTGCTGTCCGTGCCCTCGCTGCCAGGAACCTGGGTTGCATCTTTCTAGTGCTGTGGCtcatcaacacatccatgaGCTCAGCAGCTGTCCTTTTTTCTTTAAGTTCAAGAAACAACTCAAGCCTTATGCAGCATGGCATTAATGTGGAGTTCTGCTTTGTGCGCTTTCCTTCAAAGCTCTCACGTGATGCCAACGGAGCAGCCCAGGTGAGCAGAGATGTGTTGCCCATGGCACTCATGACCACAGCCAGtttaattattttgtttttcctCTACCATCATACACATCAAGTCAAAAGTGTCCATAAGAGCACATGCAACAGGGGAGGAAGCCTTTCCTCAGAGCGAAGGGCAGCTATTACAGTGGTAACTTTGGTGACATTGTATGTGATATTCTATGGTGTGGACAATGGTTTGTGGgtgtacacactcacagtaAAGGAAACTATGAGTTCATCAGTGGTGTCAGACTTGCGTGTTTTTTTCTCATCACTGTATGCTGCCGTTAGCCCCTTTGTCATCATTGTCTCTAACAAGAAAGTCAAGAAACTTCTGAAATGTGAGCTTGAAGAGAAGCTTCTGCTAAACACAGAGACGGCTCTTTCCTCTGTATAA